Proteins encoded together in one Anoxybacillus flavithermus window:
- the ytfJ gene encoding GerW family sporulation protein — MNGHPIEGLMTTAMENLKEMIDVNTIIGDPVETPDGSVILTVSKVGFGFAAGGSEFILNNGNEQQKEAHPFGGGSGGGVSITPIAFLIVNSSGVKLLHVDESTHLYEKILDLAPQAIEKIQQMFEKKEKPKQQHNGAPGFDI, encoded by the coding sequence ATGAATGGACATCCAATTGAAGGATTAATGACGACGGCGATGGAAAATTTAAAAGAAATGATCGATGTCAATACAATTATTGGTGATCCTGTCGAAACACCTGATGGAAGTGTCATTTTAACTGTTTCAAAAGTCGGATTTGGCTTCGCTGCAGGCGGTAGTGAGTTTATATTAAACAATGGAAACGAACAACAAAAAGAAGCACATCCGTTCGGTGGGGGAAGTGGTGGCGGAGTATCGATCACACCGATTGCTTTTTTAATTGTTAACAGTTCCGGTGTGAAATTGTTGCATGTGGACGAAAGTACGCATTTATACGAGAAAATTTTAGACTTGGCTCCACAAGCGATCGAAAAAATTCAGCAAATGTTCGAGAAAAAAGAAAAGCCGAAGCAACAACATAACGGAGCGCCAGGATTTGATATTTAG